The genomic stretch CGGGTTAATGTATTGTTCATAGCTGCCAGGGCATCGGCTTTTGTACCTCCAAAATAAGCTGCATATTCTCCTGTACAGGACAATGCTAGTCTGAATGTTCTTAAAACAGCATCATCAGCATTTTTAGCAGTATTTACATGAGAAGTTCCTTTTTGAGCAGATTCCAGCACTTTGCATTCGAAATTATTCAGATCATTCTTTCTGTCAGAGCGTCTGTACACAGCATAAGTAGAAAGGTCTTTGGTGTAAGGTTCAATAAAAACTGCCGACTTATCACCATAAATTTCCATTGATGACAGTCCTAAAGGAGAAATACTGAAATAAACCGTTGTGGTTTTATCCTCTACTCCCTGGCCGATATAAGATTTAATATCCGGGTATTTAGCAGACAATTCAGGATCAAAATTTGAATTTTCTTTTACTGAAAAGCGTTCCATCTTTCCTGATGAATTGGGAAGAGAAATAATTACCGATGATTTTTCCGTTGCTCTTTTGGGGGTTCTTGCCAACGCACTTTTCAATCCATTAATGTCCAGATGAAAAATTCTTGGATCATTAATGCTTTTCATATTTTCTAAAATTAAAGAAGGACTTTGTTGAGCTTTTCTGGACCATAAACGATCCGTTTGCGCAAATGAAAAGCCAGATAATACCAGCATCCCCATCATTAATAATTGTTTTTTCATTTTGCCGTGAATTTTTTAATATCATTCAAAACTAATGAAAATATCATTATAATATTATTTTTCTTTAGAATGATTTAAAATAAAAATGAAAGAAAATACACAACTTACTGAATGTAAGGAAATAAAAAAACTGCTCTATAATAGAGCAGTCTCACATCGTTTATAATTTTTATGGTGATTAGTTTTTAACAAATCGTTTAGAAATTTCTCCAATTTGGATCATGTAAGCCCCTTTAATCAGATTGCTTACATTCACAGATCCTCTCTGAAGTTTTCCTGAGTCAACAATTTTTCCACCCATATCAAAGATTTTGTAATCTTCAGAAGTTGTATTTGAGATATACATGATATCTTTTACCGGGTTAGGGTATAGCTTGATATCCGTAATCAGATCTTTCGTATTGGAAAGTTCTCCTCTTCCTGAAGAAACGATATTAACCGTATAATCTTCAACCTGTCCATAGGTATAAGCCTCACAAGATGAAGTAGGAATTGAGCTATATTTCATCATTACTCTCATTCTTGTGGAACCAAGGGTTGCTGTTGAAGGGATCGTAACAGATCCTGTAACCGGACTTGTTGTAGAACCTGCTTTTGACCAAACAAGTTCACCACTGTCTGCAAAGCTTCCGTTTCCGTTATAATCAATATAAACGGCATAAGCTTCATTGTATTTCGTAGATGTCCAGGTCGGTGTGATAGATAGTGTATAAGCATTTCCTCTTGTTACATTAGTAGAAATAGAGGTAAAGTTTTCATAACCTGCAGTTCCTGTAGAAGTATTATTGATGCTTCCAAATGTTACATTACCGATTCTTTCATCAGCCGTATTCGAAGCTGAAGCAGAGCAGTAGGTTACTGTTCCACCTGCAAGTGTTGTAACGTTTACAGTATTACTTGAAGAAGAAGCATTACCCGCTGCATCTTTTGCTTTTACAGAGAAGCTATAAGTTGTGGATGGTGTTAAACTTGTTACAGTGTAAGTAGTAGAAGCTGTAGAACCAAGTAATGAAGCTCCCATATAGACGTCATATCCTGTAACTCCTACATTGTCTGTAGCTCCTGACCAGGAAAGGGTGGTACTTGTAGAAGTAGTTCCTGAAGCAGCAAGGGTAGGTGGAGTAGGAGCCACTGTATCAGGGGTTCCGGATCCTGCATTTACAGAAATATTAGCATTATTTACATCAAAGAAAATGTGATTAGACCCTTTTACCATAAGTCTTCCTGTTGTAGTAGAAACATTAGGAATCGTTACAGCTTGTGACCCATCATTAGGAGTTGCTGATAATAGAGTAGTCCAGGTATTTCCACTGTCTGTAGACCAAAGGATATCTACATTAGCTGTGTTTACTCCATTTGCTGTAGTTCCTGCTACATCCCAGGTTACATTTTGTGAGCTTCCCCCAGTGTAAGTAGTTGCTGAGTTCTGAGAAGTAACAGTAAAAGGGCCTGCGGTACTGTTTACTGTAATTACAGCATCATCTGAATTATTTCCAGAGCCTCCAGCCTTATTGTCCCGAACGGTAAATCTGAAGTTTAATGTTCTGGCTACTGAAGAAAGTGCCTCTACTGTGATTTCGGAACCTGCTGTAGTAGTAGCTCCTGCTAGAATAGAAGCCATTCTTGGGAAATATCTTGTAGGAACCGTAGTTGGAGTCCATGATCTGAAATTAGGTCCTGAAGCCTTTGTGGCACTGGCAGCAGAACTGGCTCCGGTTTGAGAAGACGATGCATTATCCATCTGTTCCCAGATATAGGTTAATGAATCTCCATCGGCATCAGCTCCGGTTCCGGTTAGTACAAATGGTGTTCCTTTTGGAATCGTATAGTCTAAACCTGCATTAGCTGTTGGAATAGAGTTTCCGGTATTTGTATTTACTGAGCAGGTTTTTGCTTTAATATTATTCGTAATTTGTTGGATACTTACAGCATGGAAAAAGGCATCGGAATGAGGCTGAACGTCTTGACTGGTAATTCCTGCATAGCCCATGATTGTTGATCCGGATCCAGGTTCCATATTCACACCTGTTCCTTCATTTCCATGAGAGAAGGTATGATTACCTCCAAATTGGTGTCCCATTTCATGAGCCACATAATCAATATCAAAATTATCTCCTGATGGAATTGCGTCTGCAGGGGAAGTATATCCGCTTCCTTTTGAACCGTTCGTACAGATACACCCGATACATCCGGCGTTTCCGCCACCTCCGGAGGCGCCAAACAAGTGACCGATATCGTAATTAGCTTCGCCAATAACAGAAGTCAGTGTACTTTGTAATTGAGAATTCCAGCTGCTCATTCCTGATGCAGCAGAGTAAGGGTCTGTGGAAGCATTGGTATAAATAACAGCATCGTTATTAGCAATAAGAACCATTCTTGCAGCAAAATCTTTTTCAAAAACTCCGTTTACACGGGTCATTGTGCTGTTCATTGCAGCCAGTGCCTGGGCTTTTGTTCCTCCAAAATATGCGGTATATTCTCCTGTACAGGATAATGCCAGCCTGAATGTTCTCAGTTTAGCATCATCAGCGTTGGGTCTTGCCAGAACATTTGTATTAGACACTCCTTTCTTCGCAACGTCTATTACTGTACATTCAAATTTACTAAGATCATCATTTTTATCGGTTTTTTTGTAAACCACATAGGTAGAAAGATCTTTGGCATAGGGCTCAATGAACACTGCTGATTTATCACCGTAAATTTCCATGGATGATAATCCTAGTGAAGAAACACTGAAGTACACTGTAGAATTTGGATCTTCAAGCCCCTGGCCTACATACGATTTGATGTCAGGGTATTTCGCGGCTAGTTCAGGGGTGAAATTGGAATTTTCTCTTACTTTAAAGTTTTCCATTCTGCCATCAGAGTTCGGGAATGAAATAATGACTTCTGATTTTTCACCAGCTGCCAGTCTTTTGGGAGCTTTGGCTAAAGCATTTTTTAAACCATTGATATTCAGGCTGAATAATTTAGGGTTTCGAATCCCGGATTTGTTTTCAAAGATCTCTGAAGATGATTTTGAAACTTCTTGAGACCAAAGGCGGTCAGTCTGTGCGAATGAAACTCCTGTAATAAGAAGCATCCCAAGTAGGGTTAATTGTCTTTTCATATTAAATATTTGTTTTTATTATGGTAAATCGAAATTAATAAAAATTATATTACGAAAAACAAAAATTTTTAAGAAAATTTTAGAACATTCATTCAATATATTATGCAATACATTGAATATATTCAAAACAACAATGTCTCAAAATGAAAAAATGACATGCACAGTGTATGCATGTCATTTTTTATTGATTAAAATAAGTCTTATTATCTCATATCATCAGCAGTTGGACCATAAAGTCCAGGAACTTTATTTCCGGTTGATCTCAAATAAACCACCAACTCGCCTCTATGATGGTACAAATGATTATAAAGAAAACCTCTTACAACCTGAATTCTTGGAGAGGCAGGAAAAATAGCATTACCATTCATTTCCATCTTCCATTCATTAAAATAAGTGCTTTCATCAGAGTTTTCCAAAACTTTCTGTGCTTTAGCTACATTTTCTTCAAATTTTGCTACAATATTTTCCGCTTTGGAAATATCACCTTTATTATACTGATATTTCCCCATGTCAAAAACATCCTGATTAAAGGTAGGATCGTACCAGTTGTAAACTTCAGCAATATGAGAGGCTAACTGGCCGGTTGTCCAGTTTTTTTCAGACGGTTTCCAGTCTAAAGCGCTGTCTGGAATTGCTTTTAAAATTTTTCTGGTGTTTTCAGCTTCATGCAGAAATTCACCTAAAAGCGCCTGCTTAATCATTTGTATGAGGATTAAAATTATTTTGTAATATCTCTTCCGATCACCAGTCTCTGGATCTCAGAAGTTCCTTCACCAATAGTACAAAGCTTAGAATCTCTGTAGAATTTTTCAGCAGGGAAGTCCTTTGTATATCCGTAACCTCCGAAGATCTGAACAGCATTATTGGAAATTCTTACACAAGCCTCAGAAGCGTATAATTTTGCCATCGCACCTTCTTTTGTCATTTTCTGTTTAGCATTTTTCAATGTTGCTGCTCTTTGGATCAAAAGTTCTGCTGCATCAATTTCTGTAGCCATATCAGCTAACATAAAGTTGATTGCCTGGAATTCAGAAATTGACTTTCCGAACTGATGCCTTTCTTTTGCATATTTTAAAGCCGCTTTGTAAGCACCTCTTGCTGTTCCTAAACTTAATGCAGCAATAGAAATTCTACCACCATCAAGGATTTTCATCGCTTGTTTGAAACCTTCACCTACTTCACCTAAACGATGAGAATCTGGTACACGAACATTATCAAAAATTAATTCTGCGGTTTCAGAAGCACGCATTCCTAATTTATTTTCTTTTTTCCCAGAACTAAATCCAGGCATACCTTTTTCTAGAACAAAAGCCGTAGAGTTATTTTTAGCTCCTTTTTCACCTGTTCTTGTCATTACTACAGCAATATCCCCTGAGATAGCATGAGTAATAAAATTTTTAGCTCCATTGATGATCCATTCATCACCGTCTTTCACTGCGGTGGTAGACATACCTCCTGAGTCTGAACCCGTATTATGTTCCGTTAATCCCCAAGCTCCGATTACTTTTCCGGAAGCTAATTGAGGAAGCCATTTATTTCTTTGTTCTTCATTTCCAAACTCATAAATATGATTGGTACAAAGAGAGTTGTGTGCTGCTACAGAAAGTCCAATAGACGGGTCTACCTGAGAAATTTCATCCAGGATAGTAACATACTCGTGATAGCCTAAACCGGAACCTCCGTATTGCTCAGGAACTACGATTCCCATAAATCCCATTTCTCCCAACTGGTGAAATAAGTCTTTTGGAAAAGTCTGGCTTTCATCCCACTCCATAATATTCGGTCGGATATTCTTCTCTGCAAATTCTCTAGCTGTCTCCGCTATCATTTTGATGTTGTCAATTGTCTCTGTATTCATATTGATAATAGTTAGTTCCCAAAGATAATTAAATTGACGGAATGCTAAAAAAAATTATTACATCCATAATAGGATCAGGTCCAATATTTTAATTTCCAAATTTTTATATTCCAAAAATTAATGTTTTATTAATAAAATATTCAAACTTTTGCCTATTTTATTTTACTATTTTAGTCCCCCAATTTTTAAGGCATGAAAAAAATTCTATTTCCTATTTTACTGATTTCTTCTTATATATCTGCGCAGGCTCCTGCAGGATATTATAATGGAACAGCCGGATTAACAGGCTATGCACTGAAATCAAAAGTTCATGAAATTATTTCAGCAAACAATGTGAACTGGCACTATGGAGACCTTCCGGCATTGTATGGACAGACTGATCTTGATAAATATTATGATCATAATGCTACTAATACGACCTACCTGCTGGATATCTATTCAGAAATACCTTCAGGCCCCGATGCTTATGAATATACTGTAGATCAGTTAATCGGAAACGCTGGCCAGGAAGGACTAGGGTACAACAGAGAGCACATGATGCCACAAAGTACTTTCAGTACAAGTTCAAAGATCAGTGATTATCCAATGTATTCAGATCTGAACTTTATTATTCCTGCAGATGCAAGAATCAATCAGCTAAGAAACAATTATCCGTATGGGATAGCAGGTACTACCAATTATTATACTTTCACCAACAGCTCAAAGATATCTAAAGCAGCAATTCCCAATTACCCTTATACAGGAAGAGTGTATGAACCTATTGATGAGTTCAAAGGAGATGTTGCCAGAACATTGTTGTATTTTGCTGTTAGATATGAAGGTAAATTAGGTTCGTTTAATACCGCATACAGTACCTCTGCCACCATAACACCAGCTACAGACCAATGTCCGCTAGACGGAACAGAAGAAAGAGCGATTGATCTGCCTTATGTTGCCATGTTAAAGCAATGGAGTGCTATGGATCCTGTTTCACAAAGAGAAATTGATAGAAACAATGCTATATATTCCATACAGAAAAACAGGAACCCATTCATTGATCACCCTGAATGGATCGATATGATCTGGTCTGAAACTCCGGATAATATTGCACCAGCAGCTCCGGCGGCATTGAATTCTCCACAGCAAAATGCCTATTTCATTAATCTGAGCTGGATACCTTCTCCGGACACTGATGTATTAGGGTACAAAATATTTATGAATGGATCTGAAACACCTGTTGCAACTACTAAAGGAAATTCAATCAGTATAGATCATCTTGATCCCTCTACAACCTACACCTTTACAGTGAAA from Chryseobacterium indologenes encodes the following:
- a CDS encoding DinB family protein; the protein is MIKQALLGEFLHEAENTRKILKAIPDSALDWKPSEKNWTTGQLASHIAEVYNWYDPTFNQDVFDMGKYQYNKGDISKAENIVAKFEENVAKAQKVLENSDESTYFNEWKMEMNGNAIFPASPRIQVVRGFLYNHLYHHRGELVVYLRSTGNKVPGLYGPTADDMR
- a CDS encoding reprolysin-like metallopeptidase, which codes for MKRQLTLLGMLLITGVSFAQTDRLWSQEVSKSSSEIFENKSGIRNPKLFSLNINGLKNALAKAPKRLAAGEKSEVIISFPNSDGRMENFKVRENSNFTPELAAKYPDIKSYVGQGLEDPNSTVYFSVSSLGLSSMEIYGDKSAVFIEPYAKDLSTYVVYKKTDKNDDLSKFECTVIDVAKKGVSNTNVLARPNADDAKLRTFRLALSCTGEYTAYFGGTKAQALAAMNSTMTRVNGVFEKDFAARMVLIANNDAVIYTNASTDPYSAASGMSSWNSQLQSTLTSVIGEANYDIGHLFGASGGGGNAGCIGCICTNGSKGSGYTSPADAIPSGDNFDIDYVAHEMGHQFGGNHTFSHGNEGTGVNMEPGSGSTIMGYAGITSQDVQPHSDAFFHAVSIQQITNNIKAKTCSVNTNTGNSIPTANAGLDYTIPKGTPFVLTGTGADADGDSLTYIWEQMDNASSSQTGASSAASATKASGPNFRSWTPTTVPTRYFPRMASILAGATTTAGSEITVEALSSVARTLNFRFTVRDNKAGGSGNNSDDAVITVNSTAGPFTVTSQNSATTYTGGSSQNVTWDVAGTTANGVNTANVDILWSTDSGNTWTTLLSATPNDGSQAVTIPNVSTTTGRLMVKGSNHIFFDVNNANISVNAGSGTPDTVAPTPPTLAASGTTSTSTTLSWSGATDNVGVTGYDVYMGASLLGSTASTTYTVTSLTPSTTYSFSVKAKDAAGNASSSSNTVNVTTLAGGTVTYCSASASNTADERIGNVTFGSINNTSTGTAGYENFTSISTNVTRGNAYTLSITPTWTSTKYNEAYAVYIDYNGNGSFADSGELVWSKAGSTTSPVTGSVTIPSTATLGSTRMRVMMKYSSIPTSSCEAYTYGQVEDYTVNIVSSGRGELSNTKDLITDIKLYPNPVKDIMYISNTTSEDYKIFDMGGKIVDSGKLQRGSVNVSNLIKGAYMIQIGEISKRFVKN
- a CDS encoding endonuclease, producing MKKILFPILLISSYISAQAPAGYYNGTAGLTGYALKSKVHEIISANNVNWHYGDLPALYGQTDLDKYYDHNATNTTYLLDIYSEIPSGPDAYEYTVDQLIGNAGQEGLGYNREHMMPQSTFSTSSKISDYPMYSDLNFIIPADARINQLRNNYPYGIAGTTNYYTFTNSSKISKAAIPNYPYTGRVYEPIDEFKGDVARTLLYFAVRYEGKLGSFNTAYSTSATITPATDQCPLDGTEERAIDLPYVAMLKQWSAMDPVSQREIDRNNAIYSIQKNRNPFIDHPEWIDMIWSETPDNIAPAAPAALNSPQQNAYFINLSWIPSPDTDVLGYKIFMNGSETPVATTKGNSISIDHLDPSTTYTFTVKAFDKGYLESPFSNMVTASTVPSDSYAKDLIITKYISGTNNNTVSNNALEIVNKTGHEVNLNNYRINIHLKNPATGAFYNADTYELEGKIGNNETFVILNPKATLSCYSNDQAKFVTASDPMTFRGENYVELAYNKTVTIDAIGVKYTSNSNGNLSLYRKNTINQPNSTFTSNEWDSYGVNYCQNLGTLSTSELITTTDKTFKIYPNPVYDNLFVNGETEKIKTAQIIDISGKVIYTEKDPFRNKKNISVQGIPTGTYLLRLDDRVEQFIKK
- a CDS encoding acyl-CoA dehydrogenase family protein, which codes for MNTETIDNIKMIAETAREFAEKNIRPNIMEWDESQTFPKDLFHQLGEMGFMGIVVPEQYGGSGLGYHEYVTILDEISQVDPSIGLSVAAHNSLCTNHIYEFGNEEQRNKWLPQLASGKVIGAWGLTEHNTGSDSGGMSTTAVKDGDEWIINGAKNFITHAISGDIAVVMTRTGEKGAKNNSTAFVLEKGMPGFSSGKKENKLGMRASETAELIFDNVRVPDSHRLGEVGEGFKQAMKILDGGRISIAALSLGTARGAYKAALKYAKERHQFGKSISEFQAINFMLADMATEIDAAELLIQRAATLKNAKQKMTKEGAMAKLYASEACVRISNNAVQIFGGYGYTKDFPAEKFYRDSKLCTIGEGTSEIQRLVIGRDITK